DNA from Prosthecobacter debontii:
CGGTTCGGCGCATGCCTCCGAGTGGGCCTCGTCCGCCCGCCCACGCTTTGACCCGCTCGCCCGCCAAAAATAACGCGATGGGTTATGCTGTGGCCTGCATCCTCATCGTTCTGCTATTGGGGCTGCTGGTGTGGCGGGATCACTTTAGCCATACCCCGCCAACCAGGGAAAAGAAAAGACCCGTAGCTGAAAAAGTGCAGGACGCACCCCCGAATATCGCTCAACCAGACTCGTCTAAGCCAGACCTCTCGGGTGAAAAGCCCGGGAACTCTGAGCCGCTTCCGACACGCCTGTCAGAAATTCCTAGTGACATGGAGTCTAACAAGGTGGTATCAGAAACCGTTAAATCCGTGCCGTCACCAATGAACAAAGCCATTCCTACCGCCCTCGCGCTTGCTGCTACGACCGCCACCGCTTTCAGCGTGGACTATAAGACTCAGATTGAGCCTATTTTCAGAACGAAATGCTATGCTTGTCATAATGCGGCGAAAGGCAAGACGAAGGGGGATCTGGCCCTGGACCCCGACAAGCTTTCCAGCGTCATTGGTCCCGGCCAGCACATCGTCCCAGGCGAGCCTGCGAAGAGCACGATGCTGAATGTCTGCAAGCTGCCAGACGATGACTCCGATGTGATGCCGCCGAAGGGGAAAAACCGACTGACGGAGGCGGAACTTCTGACCTTTGAAAACTGGATCAAGGAAGGTGCCAGCCTCACTGGCGGTGCTGCCCCAGCGCCCGCCGTAGCTACTACCCCAGCACCTGCGGCCGGTCCTCAGAGCTGGACCAGCAGCGATGGCAAAGTGGTGCAGGCCAACTTTGTTTCACTCCAGGGCGATCTCATTACGTTGAAAACCGCGGATGGGAAGACCTTCACCTTTCCTCTGAGCCGCCTTTCGGCTGAAAGCCAAGCCCAAGCTAAAGCGGCTGCGGGCATGTAAGGCGAGTTTGATCGACTTCAATGGATGACCGAACTTAAACTTGCATCACCATGGGTTTACTTTCGGTCATCAAAGCGAAGCTCGGAACGATGATTTTGGGCAAGTTGATCACGGGCCTCGGCGCGCTTCCTAACGATCTTGATGGCAATAAGATATCGTTTTCTATTCGGCAGTATCGAGGTCTAGTGGGCTGTCAGACAAGTTCCCTGCATAAATATTGGACCGTTCCGAGGATTAAATCAGCCGAGGCAGTCCAAGTGAAAGGCTTGGGCTTTCTACTGTGCTCCACTAGATAGTCACGGAGGGCCTGCTCTAGTTGAGCCACGCTACGCTGTGAAAGCTGCTGCGACGCAGCTTGCGCATCGTCAAATCGG
Protein-coding regions in this window:
- a CDS encoding serine/threonine-protein kinase; amino-acid sequence: MPDDAQSAPGKEGPQDGPLDGALFPTLEELGALLPQYEMQRIIGIGGMGAVYLARQSHLERWVALKVLPVAAAANPADAERFNAEARSMARLSHPHIVAVFEFGQTSAGHLYLAMEYVDGPDLHMRTLAGEITPERARHVMIQLCEALHYAHTQGVIHRDIKPANVLTTSDWQVKVVDFGLARDLAYAERAETEEYGTPEYTAPERLIVGQPTDHRADIYSLGVVIHELLTGKTPRAAGAQAGMGIPPEFAGVLSKCLMRDPARRYQSAQEVRQAILTATTPAKTQEVPAPPRPPTVRRMPPSGPRPPAHALTRSPAKNNAMGYAVACILIVLLLGLLVWRDHFSHTPPTREKKRPVAEKVQDAPPNIAQPDSSKPDLSGEKPGNSEPLPTRLSEIPSDMESNKVVSETVKSVPSPMNKAIPTALALAATTATAFSVDYKTQIEPIFRTKCYACHNAAKGKTKGDLALDPDKLSSVIGPGQHIVPGEPAKSTMLNVCKLPDDDSDVMPPKGKNRLTEAELLTFENWIKEGASLTGGAAPAPAVATTPAPAAGPQSWTSSDGKVVQANFVSLQGDLITLKTADGKTFTFPLSRLSAESQAQAKAAAGM